A single Vulpes lagopus strain Blue_001 chromosome 3, ASM1834538v1, whole genome shotgun sequence DNA region contains:
- the C3H10orf105 gene encoding uncharacterized protein C10orf105 homolog produces the protein MQEEARCREAGKTRDLRAMSTPSSSPLAFLTAPVTPGSPAEAVDPLPMLITLACIFLLLASCLLFMTLCKPAALDPIHRRARECMPHHPGSPSEPQLRLWKRLGSLRRSLHSFHRGRPVPRRPLPGCDDNHDCDCPESTKM, from the exons ATGCAGGAAGAGGCCCGATGCCGCGAGGCTGGGAAGACTCGAGACCTCA GAGCCATGAGCACACCGAGTTCCAGTCCCCTTGCCTTCCTCACAGCTCCTGTCACTCCGGGCAGCCCCGCAGAGGCAGTGgaccccctccccatgctcataaCCCTCGCCTGCATCTTCCTCCTGCTGGCCAGCTGTCTGCTGTTCATGACCCTCTGCAAACCTGCTGCGCTGGACCCAATCCACCGCCGGGCTCGGGAGTGCATGCCCCACCACCCCGGGAGCCCCAGTGAGCCCCAGCTCAGGCTCTGGAAGCGCCTGGGCTCTCTGCGCCGCTCCCTGCATAGCTTCCACCGAGGCAGGCCTGTTCCCCGACGCCCCCTGCCTGGCTGTGATGACAACCACGACTGTGACTGTCCGGAATCTACCAAGATGTGA